A window of the Bradyrhizobium diazoefficiens genome harbors these coding sequences:
- a CDS encoding xanthine dehydrogenase family protein molybdopterin-binding subunit: MTWSKWEGLPDQSRIWQHVRSTPVVRDDVTSRTADSRSALASTPNKLAATYEFAIHTHGSIGPSCAVATFADGKLTCWTASQATHDLRKQLAATLAISDADVRCIYVEGAGCYGRNGHEDAAADAALLSRAVGKPVRVQWMRADEHGWDPKGPPTLLDMRAAIDEVGAVAAWESELYVPDGTAGFVTLVGSELAGLDSLGKLSPGGVLNDLAVPYAFPNVTTTAHRLASTPLRPAWIRSPGRLQNTFANESFLDEIAAATDTDPLEIRLRHLTDARGKELLERLAKLSKWRERPKSDRGADTVTGRGLAYVKYELVRTYVGVVAEVEINRKTGQLAVKRFYVAHDCGQIINPDGLRNQIEGCIVQTVSRTLKEQVTFDRSMVTSLDWASYPILTFPEIPEIVIDLIDRPEEVPWGGGEPACAVVPSAIAGAVFEATGVRLRSVPFTPDKVLAELGKA; this comes from the coding sequence GTGACCTGGTCCAAGTGGGAGGGGTTGCCGGATCAAAGCAGAATATGGCAGCACGTGCGCAGCACCCCGGTCGTCCGCGACGATGTCACCAGCCGCACTGCCGATTCTCGTTCTGCGCTCGCAAGCACACCAAACAAGCTTGCTGCAACCTACGAATTCGCCATCCATACCCATGGCTCCATCGGCCCCTCCTGCGCCGTGGCAACGTTCGCCGACGGTAAGCTGACGTGCTGGACTGCGTCGCAAGCAACGCACGACCTGCGCAAGCAACTCGCTGCCACGCTCGCGATATCAGATGCAGACGTGCGCTGCATCTATGTCGAAGGGGCGGGGTGCTACGGCCGCAACGGACATGAGGATGCCGCGGCCGACGCGGCTCTGCTGTCGCGCGCGGTCGGCAAGCCGGTGCGCGTGCAATGGATGCGCGCGGACGAGCACGGCTGGGATCCAAAAGGACCGCCTACGCTTCTCGACATGCGCGCCGCGATCGACGAGGTTGGAGCCGTAGCGGCCTGGGAATCCGAGCTTTACGTGCCGGATGGAACCGCCGGTTTCGTGACACTGGTCGGCTCCGAACTCGCCGGACTCGACAGTCTCGGCAAGCTCAGCCCCGGTGGTGTGTTAAATGACCTGGCAGTCCCTTACGCCTTTCCGAATGTCACGACGACGGCTCACCGGTTGGCATCGACACCGTTGCGGCCGGCCTGGATCCGCTCACCCGGGCGGTTGCAGAACACGTTTGCGAACGAGTCCTTTCTAGACGAGATCGCCGCCGCAACGGACACCGATCCGCTCGAGATTCGGCTGAGACATCTCACCGACGCTCGCGGCAAGGAGCTTCTCGAGCGGCTCGCCAAATTAAGCAAATGGCGTGAGCGCCCGAAGAGCGATCGTGGTGCGGACACTGTGACTGGACGCGGACTCGCCTATGTCAAATACGAATTGGTCCGCACCTATGTCGGCGTAGTCGCCGAGGTCGAGATCAACCGCAAGACTGGACAACTTGCGGTCAAGCGCTTCTATGTCGCGCATGATTGCGGACAAATCATCAATCCTGACGGGTTACGGAATCAGATCGAAGGTTGCATCGTTCAGACGGTGAGCCGCACCTTGAAGGAGCAGGTAACATTCGATCGGTCGATGGTCACGAGCCTCGATTGGGCGAGCTATCCCATCCTGACCTTTCCGGAAATCCCCGAGATCGTGATCGACCTGATCGATCGGCCGGAAGAAGTCCCTTGGGGTGGCGGGGAGCCGGCCTGCGCCGTCGTGCCTTCGGCGATTGCGGGTGCCGTTTTCGAAGCAACGGGAGTGCGGCTGCGTTCTGTGCCGTTTACGCCGGACAAGGTGCTAGCGGAATTAGGAAAGGCGTGA